The Chloroflexota bacterium region CCCGGCCGCGAACTGCCGCACCTGCGGCGGACGCGAGACATGCCCGTGAACGTCGACTACCTTCATTCCGTTCCACATAGGAAACACTCCTATGGGCGGCTGCCCGCCCTGTCAGTTACGGGTGATGATGAGGGATGGGCCTCGACTAGGTCTTGGTGCCGACCAACTCACCGGCGGTGATGTAGGCCTCGCCCATGGACTTGAACGTGTGCGTCTCGCCGCCGCAGACGACCTCGTAGGAGGGCTGCGGGCCGCCGTCGTTCGCCTCGAACAGCTCCGCCGTGCCCTTCGGGCCCTCGACGGTGGTAAGGAGCGTCCGGTTGGATCCGCTGGTCATCTCTGTCTCCTTCCGCAATGTTTTCTCGGCTGCCTCCGGCATACGGGACACAGCAACCCCAAAGCCGGAGGGGGGCCTCGGCGCCGCATGATATTCGCGGCCCTTGCCCATGTCAAGGGAAACAGCCCGCTATCCCCGCATACGCGTGCGCCGCGCGTGTTGACATAGTCACCCCCAGTGCATACCATCCCGAAAATCGCCGTATTTGTACCTTCTCAACAACAGAAAGAGGGAAGCACCATGCTCAGTCAGCAGGAAAACGAGTACCTCACGCATACCAACCGGGGCACCCCCATGGGCGAGCTCTTCCGCCGCTACTGGCAGCCCTTCCTCCTCTCGGACGAGTTGCCGGACAACGACGGCGCTCCCGTCCGCGTCAGACTCCTCGGCGAGGACCTCATCGCCTTCCGCGACTCCGATGGCCGCGTCGGCCTGGTCGCCGAGTCTTGCCCGCACCGCGGCGCCTCGCTCTTCTTCGCCATCAACCAGGAACGCGGCCTGATGTGCATCTACCACGGCTGGAAGTACGACGTCGACGGCAACTGCGTCGACATGCCGTCAGACATGCCAGGCAGCGCCTTCAAGGAGAAGGTGCACCTCACCTCCTACCCCACCATCGAGTCGGCCCGCGTCATCTGGACCTACATGGGGCCGCCGGACAAGCAGCCGCCGCCGCCCAACTACTACATGAACATGCTCCCGGAGGAGAACGTCATCGCGCAGCGGACGCCCATCTACTGCAACTACCTCCAGAGCATGGAGGGCAACCTCGACTCCACCCACCTCGGCACGCTGCACATGTACTACGACAACCTCATCCCCGCCGACCTCGAGTACGACAAGCCGGGCCACCCGACGCCGCGCTTCTCGCAGTACATCACCGGCACCGAGAAGTACGCCCGCATCGACGTGCAGGACACCGACTACGGCTACCGGCTCATCGCCGTCCGCAAGACGCCCAACGGCAACCAGCACGTCCGCATCAACTGCCTCGCGCTGCCCATCATGTCGTGGATCGCCGCGCCGCGCGGCCTCGGCAGCATCTTCACGCAGCTCCCCATCGACGACTACAACTGCATGCGCATCGGCTGGCGCTGCAGCCCGGACCGCCCCTTCTCCCAGCAGGACCGCACCAGCGCCGCCTCCCAGAGCATGATGATGGACCCCAACAACCCCAAGCTCCGGCTCAAGCGGCTCGACAACGACTACCTGCAGGACCGCGCCGCCCAGAAGTCCAAGCACCCGCCGGGCATCTGGCCGGGCGCCGAGCAGGACTACTGCGTCACCGAGACCATGGGCCCCATCTACGACCGCACCAAGGAGCACCTCTACCACGGCGACGCCGCCATCGTCCGGCTGCGCCAGATGCTCGGCAAGGCCTCTCGCGACCTCCAGGAGGGCATCGAGCCCCCGGGCGTCAACGGCGAGATCGCCTACCACAAGATCCGCTCCGAGGACATCGTCATCGGCCCGGACGACGACCCGTGGCTCGTCGCCGCCGACGCCGGTGAGTCCGCAACGCGCGGCCAGCGGCTGCGCTAGCGCAAGAGGAAATCCAGTAGGAGGAAGCCAATGCTCACTCAGCAGGAAAACGAGTTCCTGACGCAGACCGATCGCGGCACCCCGATGGGGGAACTCTTCCGCCGCTACTGGCAGCCCTTCCTCCTCAAGGAAGAGTTGCCGGTGAACGACGGCGACCCCGTCCGCGTCCGCCTGCTCGGCGAGGACCTGCTCGCGTTCCGCGACACTGAGGGCAAGGTCGGGCTAATCCAGGAGGCCTGCCCCCACAGGGGAGCCTCGCTCTACTACGGCCTCAACCAGGACTGCGGCATCATGTGCATCTACCACGGCTGGAAGTTCGATGTGGCGGGCGACTGCGTAGATATGCCCTCGGACATCCCCGGTAGCCGCTTCAAGGAGAAGGTGCACATCACGTCCTACCCGACGCTGGAGTCGGCGGGCGCCATCTGGGCCTACCTTGGCCCGGCCGACAAGCAGCCCCCGCCCCCAAGCTACTGGATGAACCTGCTGCCGGAGGACGAGGTCGTCGCCAACCGCACGCCCATCTACTGCAACTACCTGCAGAGCATAGAGGGCAACCTCGACTCCACCCACCTCGGCACCCTGCATCACTTCTACGACAATGAGATCCCGGAG contains the following coding sequences:
- a CDS encoding Rieske 2Fe-2S domain-containing protein, whose product is MLSQQENEYLTHTNRGTPMGELFRRYWQPFLLSDELPDNDGAPVRVRLLGEDLIAFRDSDGRVGLVAESCPHRGASLFFAINQERGLMCIYHGWKYDVDGNCVDMPSDMPGSAFKEKVHLTSYPTIESARVIWTYMGPPDKQPPPPNYYMNMLPEENVIAQRTPIYCNYLQSMEGNLDSTHLGTLHMYYDNLIPADLEYDKPGHPTPRFSQYITGTEKYARIDVQDTDYGYRLIAVRKTPNGNQHVRINCLALPIMSWIAAPRGLGSIFTQLPIDDYNCMRIGWRCSPDRPFSQQDRTSAASQSMMMDPNNPKLRLKRLDNDYLQDRAAQKSKHPPGIWPGAEQDYCVTETMGPIYDRTKEHLYHGDAAIVRLRQMLGKASRDLQEGIEPPGVNGEIAYHKIRSEDIVIGPDDDPWLVAADAGESATRGQRLR